Below is a window of Equus quagga isolate Etosha38 chromosome 1, UCLA_HA_Equagga_1.0, whole genome shotgun sequence DNA.
GGAGATCTGTACTCAGCAACAAGGAAAAGTCCTTACATTAAAGCGCAAACCTAGGATCCCTGCCTACAAAAAAGCCACATAATAAGCAGACAAAGGAAAAACTACCTCAAGGATGGGGTTGGGAAGGAATGACATCATGACTTCATGATTGTGGTTTAGTGTACTGTGAATTCCCAGAATGTTTGACTTTATCAGTGATAAATATAAGCACAGCGTGCACTCTAAAACAAACAGGACTCCAACCTGTAGCACAGCTCTTAGCTAATCAAAAGTTGACACATTTTCAGATGTTTtggtgagaaaggagagggagaggcaggaatgATCAAAGTAAACACTTTACCTTGAACTTAGAgggaataaaaagataatattgCTGTAATTTCTCAACCGTCTGGTATTTAGAGGAAACGGCACATTTCACAGGATTCTTTAGTGCTGCTCGCTGAAGTTTTTGCACCTGAAGAAAGAAAACCTGGAATAGTACACTGATTCTTAAAggctctatttttattattgctattgttattactGACTTTATATATCAAttcttataaagaagaaaacagaagtccTAGAAAATTTCACCTTCTTGGTCATGGtagcagagaagagaaatgttttCCGATCTCGGGGAATCACTTTGAGGATCTTGTCAACCTAAGGCACAAAGAGGAAAGGGTACCATATAACATTTAGCCTGGACACCTGCAAATGCTCCTtgtgaaggagacagaaaataacaaaccaAATGCACTGATGTGgatcagggctgccccagggagagaagcccaaggcgtcctggcctacacGCCAATGTCTATGACCCGATTCATACCTAAAGTTATACAACCAGACAATAActagaccccacctgcactgataccattttaatgactttttacaccATCTtccctttgtctagtaaaaatgaGTCACGTACCCATGGCTTATAagtttagccctaaccctcaacacactGCAGCCCTTCAccacccatgggtcctgtccccacgcctgcagcccttcactgcctaTGGGTcgtgtccccatgcctgcagcccttcactgcccatgggtcctgtctccacgCCTGCAGCTCCTcagtgcccatgggtcctgtctccatgctattctctgaataaaggagcactactaccagaccttgacagtccaagaaatctttcctctgactcctcggctcaccgagcCCACATCATGCATcgctgtggggctttggggactcAAAAATTCAATTCGAtttagctaaaatttattgaatatttattatttgatacCATACCAGATGCTATCAAAAAAATGATGCTactcagagaaaaaaacagtttaaattAGTAGAGCACAGTTAATCTaagaaaaagtcaagaataaGTATTAATCAACTAAATAAGCTATGACGAATGGGTCATCAATGAAAATACAGATATTTCAAGGTGTATGGAAGAGGTCTAAATCaaagggaacagaaaagaaaatctggttTTGATATTTGTCATCTCTGAAATCAGAGTCAGACTATATTTTACAGAGGATGCTGAGGCACTGACAACGTGAAGAGCACCAAAAAGGCAGCAGAGATGCTTAAATTAACTGATAATGATACAGTGCTCCATATAAAGCAGCTGTGCAATGAACCAAATTTTGAAACAGGACACTTGATATGCTctaagaggaggaaagaaatcgAGAGCTCACCTCTGTCTCAAAATCCATATTCAATATTCGGTCTGCTTCATCCATGACCAAGTATTTGAGAGCTCTTAAGTTGAAACCTTTTGTATTTTCCAAGTGGTCAATCAGTCGACCAGGAGTCGCTACCAAGAAAGGTTGAGGAGAAGGCAATGTTCAACACCAGGGACAGCAAGAAGGAAAGTCACCAACTCTCCGCCCCTCAAGCcagaatttcagaaattaaaaaattaacagggTTACAAAAATCCGTTCTTCCAAGTCTTTCCACACAAATAAGTTACACCCAACATCAGTAGACATTCTCCAATTCATCATCGTCAGTGTCTTCTAGCTTTGTCAGTTACTCACCTATTACTATATGTGGTTTCTTTGCCAGGGCCAGAGATTGGGACATTGAATCAATTCCACCTACAATCACGGCTacagacataaaaagaatatagaaaggAGATCCTTAATTTTTTCCATAGTTCACTGAACATCTTTTAAAGCCAATGCTAGATTTCTACTTAAATTTTTCTTCCCTTACAATTACAATTTCCTCAAAGCTAAAATACCAAATCAGCTCTTTAGGTCAGTGAACTTACTCactatttccttccattctcctTTCACAGGCATTCTCAACCTGTGAAGAAACTCTAAGATTCCTCTCCTCTCAGACACTTACCACTCTGCACTCCAATAGAAGACCCCAGGGCTTCAAATTGCTCCGAGATCTGAAAGGCCAACTCCCGAGTCGGGGTGAGAACTAAGGCGAACAATCGCTGGGGCGTCTCCAGCAGTGCATTCAGAATGGGCAAAGCGAAGGCCCCTGTTTTTCCAGAGCCAGTTTCTGCCAGCCCGATGATATCACGacctagaagagaaagaaaacatctcaCAGCACAGAAATGCTCTCTgattatttccacattttctgcAATGACACAATGTTGGGCACAAAGTAGATAATGAATAAATCTTTGAAGAACTGGGGGGAGAGGAAGGTTGAGAAGACAGAAGACAAGGTCTCTGTCCTAGACAAGCTCAAAATCCAGGGGTGAGATACACAAATACATTATAATGTGAGAAGGGCTTTAACACAGGCCCCTACAAAATACAGTGAGAACACAAAGGAAGGAGGAACTCACTGCCCAGAGGAGTCAGGAAGGGTTAACAGGTGAGGGGTAAATTCAATCtggaagtaagaaagaaagaaaggaaggatatTCCTGTATGAAGAAAGAGGATGAGGcgggaaaaaacacagtataagCAGGGAGAGTGAGAAGTACAGTGTGGCAGGAACGGACGCCTTAAGGAgcaaagggagaaggaggagactAGAAAGGAGACTCGTAAGCCGTGCTAAGGATTTTGATGTCTTCCTATAAGAGACAGGaactgaaggattttaagaagGGAAGATCATGACCAATGTCACTCTTTAGGAAGATAAACGCTGGGCCTGATGGCACAAAGAAGAGCCGAAGAGCTTAGCAGTACTGCCCTTTACACTGCTCCTCCTGAGGGGAGAACGCCCTAAGTAATTCCTTAACAATAGGCCCCACGGTTTGCTATTACCAACCAAGCCATAACTAACAAGATGTGGAAATTAACGCCCAAGCCAAGACCACCGTCTCCAGGCTGGCTGCAGCCCACAAGGCAGCTGTGCACCAGAACAGCAGCCAGTGGGAATGCTTCCTGTTGAGGAAGGATCCCACAGTTGATGCTTACATTGTTCCTTGATTGTATAACCGCTGAGGTTTCCTCACCTAGAGACTAAGCCTACAACAAACCCCTTTTCCCGCAGGTAACCTGAACATGACTCTCTTCCTCACGATCTAAAATGACCTAAACGACCAGAAGAAGGAACATGTAAGAAAATGAGAGCTCAATCAGGATACCAGAGGAGTTATGATGGTGGCCCGAACTAAGGCAAGGCAGTGAGGATAGGAACGAGGGAGGtttagaaagtaaagaaagaaaatgtggttgaCACACAGGTTTCCACCCTGGGAAACTCAAAGGCCATAAATTGAGATAGGGGCTACAGAAAAATTAGTTCTGGTCAGGAAAATAATGACTCTGGTTTGGACACGGGGAACCTCAAGGTCCCACAGTAAGCTCAGAGAAATATCTAAATTCCAGTTGGACACACTTGTTTGGAGTATAGCAGAAAAGTGTGGGCTACAAATACAGACAGGAGAGGCATGAGCATCCCACTAGTGGTGCTGCCCAGGGGCAGACACGCAGAGTAATCTAGTAAGGTTTTCCATCTACATGCCTAGGGCCCACACCTAGAACTTCTGCTTCAGCCGGTCTAGGCTGGAGCCCAGAAATCTCCATTGTTTCAAAAGTTCCACAGGTGAATCAGATGAGCACTGGCTGAGACTCATTCATGCAGATAGTGTTAAAACTTCAGGATTGGATGAGAAATCTTAGTAGTGTTTCAGAGTGAGAAAAAACAGGATGAAGATAGAATTAACACTgcaagggaaagggaaaggagccagaagaaactgagaaaggaCAGCTGGAAAATCAGGAGAAGACAATACTGACTTGAAATTAAGAAGGAAGAGAGCTTCAAGAAAGCAGAACAGTCGATATCAAGTAGaatagacttttctttctctctctctctctctgttttttttttttttttggtgaggaagattggccctgagcgttCTAACATttgttgcgaatcttcctctttttgcttgaggaagattgtcactgagttaacatctatgccaaacttcctctattttgtatgtgggacaccaccacagcatggttgatgagtggtgcataggtccacgcccaggatccgaacccgtgaaccctgggccaccaaagtagagcacgcaaacttaaccactacgccaccaggctggccctagaaTGAGCTTTTCAATATCAATCACTTAGATGTTAATCACTCAAACTAGGATCTGCCATGCCAGATCAAACAACATTATATTCTACTGAATTTTACCCTTTAACCTTCTACCTACTAATTTCAGTGTCTTCCATACAAAAGTATATACATAGACGTGAATTATAAGTCAGACCACACAATGGACTAATTTTGTAAAACATTACAGAAACAAATGACAATCTGGAGATAAAATTTCTCAGTGATCTACTAACTTTAATGTCCCCCTTGTTGGGTTATAGGGTAGATGACAAGGAATTCCAACAGCATCCACCTGCTTCTGGGCCAAGGACTTCCAAAGCTTTATTCCTCAACTCTCTGGGGATTCTGCCCTCCCTGCCTGTGTACCACGACATGGcttcaagaacagaaaaaaacCACTGGGACCTGTCCTCTTTTTTTGTCATAGGAAATCTTAAAGTTTTGGAAGAAAGGAGTATATAGGAAAGATTTAGGGACGTAAAGGAGCTTAAGTCACTCAATCCAGGTGGCTGTGACCAACACCCAGTGCCAGCAACGGAGGGTTgcattgctttcagtttttttatgATCCCCTCAGAGCAAAACTCAGTTTGTGAAACTGATGGATTTTTCTctatcatctcctttcttcctctcacaaCCCCTGAGCCTTTTCAGTGGTAGTAACTGTGTAGAATACACTAGAACACATAAAACTCCACGAGAGCAGAATAAATTCACATTCACCTGCCACACTGCCAGCACCTAACATAAGTGCTTTGTTATATGGCAGCCATTCAAAAAACTGTGAAATTCCTAGAGGATTCTGAGTGATctctgaaacagaaataaactcaatacatgaaacagagaaggaaagcatcctTAAAAACCATCAAAAGATTCTGATCTCTCCACAGTAACACTCTGTGATATAGGGCCGAGAAAACAGGCTTTTCAGCTGGAAGATTTTATACTCAAATACTAGCTCCAGAAATAATTAGTTATGTGACTCTAGCCATGGTActtaactctctgagcctcaatctcACCAAGAAAATCATCATTCCTACCTTTCAGGATGGTTATAAGGTTTAAGAATAATGGATGTACCCAGGGCTCAGGAATTTTTTACAAACTGACACCATCATTAGTACTCGAACTAAAATCTAAGTTAATTTAatagaaggggaaagaaaaattttgttagaatatttaaatcatttgctTAGGACCAGAAGCTTTAGATCCAATGAAGCCTTTGTCAATTGCTCATTAGAGTGAGACAAGCTCAAGAAGAAGAACAGAGACATTTCCCATGGTGATTAAGTCAATCACGTCACTCAGTGGCTTTGTTCATCgactgctctttcctctgcattAAATGCAAACCTTTGACCGAAAACATTATGAATAGTTTTAGAATTATGACTGCCACCTCATTTTGATTCCTTCTTGCCACCTGTGCGGAAGGTAAGCAAGAAAAAGCCAGAAGGCACCCACCCTTCTTTGCACTCTTTGGAAGCACCTCTGGTACTGCGGACTGCTGAGACTTCCTCCGCACTAAGAGCCTTAGACGGTCCTCATCCCGGGAGCTTCTCTAAACAAGCTGATAGCGTTTACCATCCCCTCCTTCAAACACTCTCCCCTACCTCACTTGTGTGAAACTGTATCTCACGATTTTCAATCCCctcctgagcctccatttctcctctctcattcctgaccTCATCTGGCAACCTCGCCCCATTTCACAGTTTCAGCTAAACTCCTTTGGATTTCAAGTCTCTATCCGGTTCTGGCCTCTGAATCCAGCTCTAACCCCTATATTCCAACTGAACAGTAGTCAACTCTCTCTCTTTGATACCGGAAATCAATTACTTCCAACTGAACTCATCtttcctgaaattatttttcctcctgtgtTCCCTTCTTACATCAGTGGTACACGAATAATATGTCCTAAACACATAGACTAGAAACTGCAATAATCTTAGCTCTCCCCACCCCTTGCCTTCCACTGAACAAACTGGTTGTAAAGTTACGATTCTTTTTctatcattctctctttttcattctcactACCGCTACCCTACCCATTACTTATTGCCAAAATTATTGCAATgacctcctaattggtctccaGCCTCCAGTCTCTTGTCTCTAAACTATCTTACACAGCTATGAGATTAATCTTCCAAGGAGACAACCCTCAGGATTTCATTCTCCTGCTAAAAAATAATCCCCAAAGGCACGCCACTGCCTGTGGAAAAAGACCAAATTCCTTTGCCTGGCATTCAAGTCCTGCATAATCTGGCCCCAATAACCTTACTAATCTTTTGTACCACTCTCTGTTGAGTACTTCCAGGTCTCCACACATGCCCacttttcccagcctccttggCTTTTTTCATGCTGTTCCTCATGCCCAGAAAGTCCTTGCCTCCTGTCAGATCTGAACGTTGAAATCCTATTCAGCCTTAAAGGTTCAGCTCAAATGTATTTCCAATCTCCCcagccaagaaataaaattaagcaatCTGTTCTGCTCCCTCAGAGCACTCTGTAATTTTCTTACGTCCCTGTTCGCCTtgtaataaatttataattatctcCTTACTAGACTCTAAACTTTGGGCAAGGGCAGAATCTTAACTCCCAGTGCTTTACACCCATATCAAATACTCAGGAACTATTTATTGAAGGAGCAAATGGCATTTCACAGAATAAGTCCAATTCCTTTTCCACGTGACAGCTCTTCATTCGTTAAAGCCAATTATTACATCCTACCCCCTAACTCTATCCTTCTCCAGAACAACTGCACTCAGTTCCTTTCAATATTTGTGACTACTCTTGACACTATAGCACACTCACTGCCTCTCAGTTGGTCCCTGAAAACTGTGGCCCCTAGACCTAAGCACAGTATTCTAGGAATGTTCTAACCAGTACAAAGCACTACTCTCTCTCTAGAGCTAGTTCAGGAGTTCCTAACCTGGGACTTGTGGGAGAGGACTTCATGGCACaggataaattttatgtatagatatgtttacacatttttttctaggGAGAAAATCTtgggattctctctctctttttttggggggggggaggtgaggaagattggccctgagctaacatctgttgcccgtcttcctctttttgcttgaggaaaattgtcactgagctaacatttgtgccaatcttcctctactttgtatgtgggacactgcctcagcatggtttgatgagtggtatgtaggtctatgccgagatccgaacctgcaaaccccaggccgctgaagcagagcacgcgaacttaaccactacaccaccagccagcCGTGGGGagaaaatctttctatttttacttgATTCTCAAAGGGCACTCTCCTCTTAGAGTAATGTAGCTAAGATTACATCCACTTTCTCTGAGGATCTTAACGAATTTCAATTAACTAACACTTCTGGGTCTCTTTTACCACCCACCCTAATCCGGTAAAGTTGGGCTTTGGGACTCTAAGAGCAGGACTTTACCTCTGCTCCTATTAAAGTTCATCCTGCTGGTTTCAGACCCATTAGTCATCAGCCAACACTATACCCACTCTTCTGCACATCTGATGAACACGTCTCACAGTGAGAGGTCTCAACTCCTCTGGGCACTGACACACGTTCCAGGCACTCTTCCATAAATCTGCACTTACTGATTCataatttctaacaagtttcttGTTAGCACACTTTAATCAAGCGCTTCCTTAAAGTCAGCATCTGCTGCAGACAACGAATCCCCTTAGAGAGAAAGGAAGCTCAGTAAAAGCGGAGAAATACTTTTTCAAAAGCCAAAAAGCCACAAACTTTGTTTCCTTAgtgatcatatttttatttcacttgaaaGATGCAAGCAACAGCTCTCAAAAGTGGGAAGTATTTAAGTGAATGTAACTTCATAGTCAATCTGTAGCAGGTCACGTACTGAATTTCAACCTACCTTGTAAGGCCAAAGGAATAGCTTCGATCTGGATCTTGGTGGGCTTTGTCCATCCCAACTGGTCACAAGCTTCACACAACACATCTGTCACACCCTTAGAATTCAGAGAAACACCCTTTAGCAAACAACCACAGACACTCGCCTCCCTCCTAATTAAGTGACTGTCAGAGCCACCTGGCTGGCGACACGTGCATCCCTTACATTTTGATTCAGTCTATCCTGTCTACTCTTTACCCACGAGGACCATGAGGCTCGAGACCTAAGGAACACTTTACTCACCAGGGACAAAGCCAAGTTCTTTACacgtatttcatttaatcctcacaattctcTGAGGCACTTATTATTGTCCCaatttacagatgtggaaagtgaggcacagagagagaacgTGCCTCGAGGGAGCGCCTGGGTCAGAACCCAGACCTGGTTCATTGGAAGACAACGCCCAAGATATTGAAAAAAGCCGATTCGCCACATGCCCAACCTCCCAGACAGATACAAACGTTGCCACACCACGCTGGAGAAAAGGGCAAATGGGGCTCTCAGGGACCAGCGCCCCTCGACGACCCAAACTCAGAGGCCGAGGGAGCGCGTCTGGACCGAGCTTCAGAAATGCCGGGGAAGTCGAAGCCAGGCCCCGCTGCTCTGCACACCACCGGCCGGGATCTAAGGTCACCAGACGCTGCCTGCGCCTGGCGCTGGGAGTACAACTACAAGCCAGCGTCATCACTCTCACCAAGTCTTTAAATGTTTtagtttcctcctcctccaccgcCGGCTGAGGCACTTCAGTCGGGGAATCGTGTTCCTCGGACGCCGCCATGTCGCCAGCGGGCTCCGGAAGTGGGTCGGCGGCGCgcgggatgctgggaaatgtagttttagTTCTCCCTGGCAGCGTGTTCTGGCGCCCCACTGCGGGCTTGCCGGGGTTTGCACCAGCCGGCCAGGCAGGTGGGGCTTCATGGAAGCCAGAGAGGAAAATTAGGGATGGATGTTAAACGTACGGACTTGTGGAATTGAGCTGAGTGCGGAAGAAACTGAGATGCAGGACCTCCCATCTCCCCTTAGGTCCCTTTTAAAAAGCTTCCCCCACTTCTCACATGTGTTATGTTCCTTGCTCTTCTGACCATAGAGATTTGAACATGGTGATATCACagtactatttatttattataattattatttcattcatttattcaataatatttgttgagagcCTACCATATGCTAGAGCTATGCTGGATGCCTAGTGAAGAGGACAGCGTCCCCTGCCCCCGTGGAGAAGATAGAAGATAATAAACAAGTGATCACAGATAATTGCAAATTGTGAAAAGTGCTATGATGTcatgaatggaaataaaaatgttggaGAGTAAGCTGCGCTGAGTGGCTTGTGGGGATAacagagagagtgaggaaggcCTCTCGGAGGcagtgatatttgagctgagacctcaCTGATAAACAGAAGAAAGTCACTTCAAGAGCCCAGGTGACAATTatttcagacagagggaacagcaagtacaaaggccctgaagGAGTGTAGCCAGTGAAGCTGTTCTGGAAAGCAGTCTGCCACTACTGAGGCAAATGAAGTCTGTCTCATGCCCTTTACCCAGCAAGCACAAGCCTGTGGCCCAGCACGCAGGTTCTCAGATGGTGCCAGGGAGTTCCCTGCAGCGTTATTCTGGAGATGGGGAGTTGGACACAATCCAGTGCCCATCACTGAGACAGTGCATAATTAAAATGTGTACATAGTGTGAACAAATATGCCATAACAATATGGCTAGGTCTCAAAAACCTAGTGCTtagtgagaaaaatataaaatatgtcatGTACATTTAGAATATATGCCCACAAATATCACTTTCTGCTGGGACACATACAAACAGAAAGACACACTTTAGCTATTTTAGAATGGTTGCCTCTGGAGGGAGAAGAATTGGGATAAAATGGGAAATTGGGGAACTGGGGATAAAAGATAATACATATACAAAGCAAGGGAGGGCACTTGTGATGATAATGTGCCTTGACCTGAGAATTGTCAATTCAGCTCAACGTGCCTGAGGACCCTCCCACCACCACTCCAAAAAAGGCCCTGATTTAGGAATCACAGTGGTGTccgcaacaacaaaaaagggcaGAGTGAGGCCAGAGAAGCAGGCTCAGGTCAGCCCTGCAGCACCCGATACTAGAAGGTGATGGGGTTTGGATGTTATCCTACTATTTTAAAAAGCCgctggaggattttgagcaggtAAGTAACTTGATCTACATATTTAAACTATCACTCTAATTCTATATGGAAATAGACTgtagagaagaaagaatggaaaagagagaccATCTACGAGGCATACCCCCAGCCCTAAGCACacagccagacacaaaaatgGATGCCCAATAATCCTGCCTGGATGAATTACAATTCAGCAAAGCATTGGCATTGGGTGCAGTGGCAGACCAGGAAGGACTGCACTGGTTGTTTCTTTCGGGAGTGAGGTTGATTCCATCTTTGAGGTGACACCCCAGCAGGATAGGCTGGGGCCTTTGGTCTTTTTACATCAGTTTACTCCAAgttaaaaggaaaggagagaagacacgTGCTGTATAAAATAGCAGATCACTCTGAAATTGGTGACCTCCATCAGGCAGTCACAGGTACATGCTTGTGCCAGCGCAGTCCAAAGCCCTCTGGTCTCTGTTTGGTTCTCCCTCATGGCTGTCCTCTCCATTTTCCCAGGTCTGGGAATGAGGCCACTTTAGATGATGTCCAAAGTGATAATATGCTTTGACATAAG
It encodes the following:
- the DDX47 gene encoding probable ATP-dependent RNA helicase DDX47 — its product is MAASEEHDSPTEVPQPAVEEEETKTFKDLGVTDVLCEACDQLGWTKPTKIQIEAIPLALQGRDIIGLAETGSGKTGAFALPILNALLETPQRLFALVLTPTRELAFQISEQFEALGSSIGVQSAVIVGGIDSMSQSLALAKKPHIVIATPGRLIDHLENTKGFNLRALKYLVMDEADRILNMDFETEVDKILKVIPRDRKTFLFSATMTKKVQKLQRAALKNPVKCAVSSKYQTVEKLQQYYLFIPSKFKDTYLVYILNELAGNSFMIFCSTCNNTQRTALLLRNLGFTAIPLHGQMSQSKRLGSLNKFKAKARSILLATDVASRGLDIPHVDVVVNFDIPTHSKDYIHRVGRTARAGRSGKAITFVTQYDVELFQRIEHLIGKKLPVFPTQDDEVMMLTERVTEAQRFARMELREHGEKKKRTREDVGDNDDTEGALGVRNKVAGGKMKKRKGR